A single genomic interval of Lathyrus oleraceus cultivar Zhongwan6 chromosome 7, CAAS_Psat_ZW6_1.0, whole genome shotgun sequence harbors:
- the LOC127107839 gene encoding polygalacturonase inhibitor 2: MYFPCTLLLLLILTTHHFIPSHSENCNPDDKKALLQVKQQFGNPTKLSSWDPTTDCCNSTWLGVDCDNFTPTYRVTDLDLSDLDLPKPVSIPPSITNLPSLSLLFLTRIPNLVGPIPLSISNLTELQYLSITQTNISGKIPEILSQIKTLVTITLSNNRLTGPLPASLSTIPSLEGIAFEGNQLTGTIPESYGSFPKLFTGLLLSRNRLSGKIPVSLGNLNLADLGLSRNSFEGDASMFFKSNISTHTISLAMNSFSFDIGKVGLSKDLNSLDLRNNKIYGMLPDGLAQLRFLHKLNVSYNNLCGQIPQMRFDEYCYAHNKCLCGSPLPPCKTN, encoded by the coding sequence ATGTACTTCCCATGCACATTACTTCTCTTACTTATCCTAACCACACATCACTTCATACCTTCACATTCAGAAAATTGCAACCCAGATGACAAAAAAGCACTTCTCCAAGTCAAACAACAATTTGGCAACCCAACCAAACTCTCTTCATGGGATCCAACCACAGACTGTTGTAACAGTACATGGCTAGGTGTAGATTGCGATAACTTCACCCCAACCTACCGCGTCACCGACCTCGATCTCTCCGACCTCGACCTCCCCAAACCTGTATCTATTCCACCCTCCATCACTAACCTACCTTCCCTCAGTCTGCTCTTTCTCACCCGCATCCCCAACCTTGTCGGCCCTATCCCACTGTCCATCTCCAACCTCACCGAACTCCAGTATCTTTCTATTACCCAAACCAACATCTCCGGCAAGATACCTGAAATACTCTCACAGATCAAAACCCTTGTAACCATCACCCTCAGTAACAACAGACTCACTGGTCCCCTCCCCGCCTCACTCTCGACAATCCCTAGCCTCGAAGGTATCGCATTCGAAGGCAACCAACTCACCGGAACAATACCTGAATCCTACGGCTCGTTCCCTAAACTCTTTACGGGGTTGCTTCTCTCGCGAAACCGGCTCTCCGGGAAGATTCCGGTGTCACTGGGAAATCTTAACCTTGCAGATTTGGGCTTGTCACGGAACTCGTTTGAGGGTGATGCTTCAATGTTTTTTAAGTCGAATATAAGTACTCACACGATATCTTTGGCGATGAACTCGTTTTCTTTTGATATTGGGAAAGTTGGATTGTCGAAAGATTTGAATTCTTTGGATTTGAGGAACAATAAAATCTATGGCATGCTACCTGATGGACTCGCGCAGCTTCGGTTTTTGCATAAGTTGAATGTAAGCTATAATAACCTGTGTGGTCAGATTCCACAAATGCGGTTTGATGAGTATTGCTATGCACATAATAAGTGTTTGTGTGGGTCTCCTCTTCCCCCTTGCAAGACGAATTGA